The Paramormyrops kingsleyae isolate MSU_618 chromosome 20, PKINGS_0.4, whole genome shotgun sequence genome contains the following window.
GTACCTAGGATCATTCTGGAATTCTCTGCATCCTGAGTGGGTGTTACAGTTAACCACATTGACAGAACCTCCAAGGGCACAGTTACCAAGTTGTTGCTGGACAGATCCAGATATGTCAggtttttaatgtaaattgcCGCCTCTGCTGGGACTGAGGCgattttgttgttgtgtatGTCAAGAAGTCGAAGATTGGGCATGTCAGAGAGTGATTTCCAAGGAAAGGACGTAAGGGCGTTTCCATCCAGACGCAGCTCGTCAAGGCCGGATAAGCCACGGAAACTGTCCGGATATAATGAGGATAGTGCATTAAAAGACATCCACAAGAATTCCAGATTGTTCAGATAATGGAAAGTCTCACTTGCTATCTTCCTGATTCCCGTCTTTTCAATTCGGAGTTTGGAAGTATCCAGTGGAAAATTTGCAGGGACCACTGAGATTTCTGGATCATTGCAAATGACACTCCTGTAAATGAAACAGAAGTGTACCACcataaacaaattaaaaaacacaggCAAATGTTTTACTTGCACATTTTAGCTATTGTAAAGAatagtaaaaaaacaataattattagAATACGTATGGATTGCAACTTGCCTACTTACAAACTACTAACTTATAAAATGTCTTATTTCTGCAGGAAACCTTGCTTTCCATCAATGTACTGTAAAGCAATGTCCATTAGTAACCAAAGAGAGATTATAGAAAATCAGCACATTAATCCTACCTtgacagaaaacagaaaaccTTGGAAAACAACAACAGGGTTGAATGAAACTGTCGTTGCTCTATCTTTACGGAGAGAAAGACGTGCATTAACTTGAGTACTGACTGATATGTGGGAGACGACTTACCTGGCCTTTGACCCGTCACTTAGTTTATGGAAGAAGCAGCTGCACTGAGATGGACATAAGCTCCATACCAGCGGGAGGCAAACTAAGGCCAAGCCAAGAAAAGCACTAATCCGCCAACGCATGTTTCTTCTCAGCTACGTTTCTATTCTACAGAATAACAAAGGACTGCAGTCTAGCTTATCTGGACATCAGAAACACCACGTCATCCTGTCGTCCCCTGTCCATACTGATCTAACCGCTCTGAATCCCCAGATAAAAGGGATAGAGGCGATTAGTGAAAGGACTTGGGTTATTTTCATCTACATGCTTATTGCTTCCCAGAATCCAATAGGCTGCATTCAGTCCCATGATTATACGCAGAGGAACAGCTTCTGAATGTTTCATTGGAGCAATATTTAGTagcactttctatgaatgccaagcctttaagaatctatgaacataTTCATAacgcattataatgcattcataaacaAAAGCATtcataaacatggctataaatatttttaagaatGTATTAcagtcatgtttattatgcattatgaatgctttatgaagctctcatctataaggCTCTATAGATATAGCCAGTAAATAATGCAGTgtaaagcatccttaattcttatactgaccattataatgcctTCTAAAGGTATTTATACCATTATgaatgagagcttcattggagttCATTATAATCGGCATTATAATTATAAGATTATAATTCTTATAATCGACACTATAATGTCTTATGACTGTCACTAGaaaatgctgtaatgctttatcaATTCTTATACTGATCATTACaattcattatgaaggtatctatagtgcattatagatgacagcttcaagaaaagtgttactgaatatttttatttggtaaggtttttcacttttatttttgaaaagtaAGTGAATATGATGTAATTaccaaatataaatattattatgacATCATGAGGCAAAAGAAATAATTAATAGAGATtcagtaaacatttattttaaagttaaacATAATTCTTTTTAAGTGCATTCAGTATTTAAATGCCGTCATTTGGCAACTTTAATATagaaaatgtccccaaaagggAACTTTCAAACATTAAGGTTAAGTTGTTCACTGAAGTGTAATAATAAGTGTCATTATATTTCAGCAGGGGTCACATTTTTCATACAAGTCCTTGCACCCTAGTTATTGGGGTTCTCGATATCACGTTCCCTGGACATATGTTAATTCATAAATAACTTCAGTACTTCATATTAAAATAACAAACGTGTAgcagccaataatgtaataaatgctgatatggtaataattgcTAATAACATAATAATTTTTCCATTCTTGATGTAATTATCAAAATAACTTATGTGTATTATGTAATATGTTACTACATTAGAGGCTGGTTATTACATTAGAGGCTGGTGTCAATGTATGAAAATTCTTTTACGTTATTGGTAGCTATTACGTTATTGGCTGCTACAATAAGATGTGTTTTAGCAGATTTATTTAAACCTGAAACATATTTTTCTAGTTTAAGGAACTACATTTGCTCAGCATACCAAGCTTCAGGGGCCAGTGTAGATATAGATGCACCTCTACATGTGAGAGAAGTATGAATGGCCACATTTAATGATATGACCcgctttgtttatttttcccaAACTTATAATCCCAAGCAAACGTTTACTGCCCAGTATAACCATTGTTGTTAAAATCTCACAACTAAACTCTTGATTCTAATATTTGACCTCAGATGCCCTTTTCCCAAGTGGAAAACATCTGTGAATCATAAGTGCACATTGTGGTCCAGCAGCATTAAGCCAAAATGAGACATTTGACACAATAAACACTCTTTGATTATGTAAAGTGCGACCTGTCGCTGTTTGTTATTTCACTGACATCTAACCAAAAAGAAAGCTAGGAATGCTGTTCCGCTCATTACAGCATTCTTGTTGGAATTACCTAAAAAACTAAAAGGGCTTTTCAGTGTGACGTAAATGGATTTTAAGTGAAATCTCCTTTTGGGTTAAAAGGGTTACGGTCCAATATTTGCAGGCATTTCAGACAGGAGTAGCAGAGTCAAAGTAACGAGCAAAATGGATACTCCGTATATTTTACCAGAAGGTTTTACTGACTTTGATATGTATACATTTGGCTGTGCTCTTGTCGTAGAAGGTAAGAAATTAAAAAGCATGTAAAAATAATGTTACATTATGTTATCTTTTGCACAGTGCATTTTGGTGTATGTACTGCTTGTATGCTGTTTGTAATCAAATTTTTCCCTTTTGTTTTAAAGGTCTCTCAGGATTTCTCCTCAATTTCCTCTCAATTCTTTCATTTCTTTCAATAAAGGATTTGCAAAACCCAAataattttgttctttttaactTGGCCGTCGCTGATATTAGTCTCAATGTTAATGGACTCTTTGCTGCTTATGCAAGCTTTCTtaggtatttttttctttgtttggaTGCTTCTCAACATACTtttcaaaaaatgtaacttaaatgtaaatgtttcaaTATTAGTGTATGATTAATATAAGTCAGTATATAATGAGTAACAACTGCCATGACAAAGCACTTAGGTCAgctgcacatactgtatgtcataACAAGAGTGGTTATATAGATAAAGAAGAGTTATAAACCGAATTTGAAGCTGAATAAAAAGGAATATCATAGACCATGGAAGCGTAGGAAGAATTGTAGGAGTAAACGTATCATTATCCTGTGAGTAGAAGGAGGCAATAAATGGAGAAGGGAAAGTACTCAGAATGTATTCAGAAAGTACTCAGAAAGAACTCAGAAAAGTTGATCACCTGGTTGAATAGTTTTGATGTAAGTGTACAAGCAACAATGTTTATGTTAATGATTGTAAGGTGTGTTCTCTTACGTTAGGAAAAATGAAAGCCAATGCTGACACGTCCTTCACCTCTGCCCCCCAGGTACTGGCCCTACGGTCCAGAGGGATGCCAGGTCCATGCTTTCCATGGCATGGTGGCTGTGCTTGCAAGCATCAGCTTCCTTGGTGTGGTTGCCTGGGACAGATACCATGAGTACTGCACCAGTAAGTAGACCAGTGCACGGGGAAAGCTAATGGAGATGAAAAGGATATATTCCAGAAACAAATTGATAACGTTATACTCAAAACTAAAACGGATTTAAATGTATCTGtgtatcatttttatttattcaatttATGCGGCCAGGCATAACCTTTATATTTGTATCCATGTCAAATTCAATTTTTACGATAAATATGATAAATCATAGTATCCACCATAAGAAATTGAACCACATTGTTTACTTGCTGTTCTCAGGACAGAAGTTACCCTGGACCACAGCAGTGACTGTGGTAGTGATTATTTGGCTGCTTGCTGTCTTCTGGTCTGTCCTCCCTCTCAAAGGATGGGGTGAATATGACTTTGAACCCCTAAAGACCTGCTGTACACTGGACTATAGCAAGGGAGGCTGGTATGCTTATtctctctgtccatctgtcCACCTGCCCGTCCATCctcctgtctgtccatctgtcccTATGAAAACTTTAATAAGTCTAAGTTCAGTACCTCTTGAGTATTAGTTTTGTTATGAGACTTGGTTAGTCTTTCAATTTTTATAGgattttttgattgcaatcagAATAATAGTCATATTAATCATATACTAATATTAAAAAATTTACATTTGGATAATATATCCATAACTAAATCTGACCGCAGTGTATATATCGTAAAGGATTGAGTGACATCAGAATACATCATCTTCCTTCAGGAAACAGCACTCAGCTGTTTCTAATTTCTAAATCTCAATGGCGATGTCAATGATGGCCATTGTACTTTAATTCCCTGTTTGATGCCAATTTGTTCCTGTTTGTTGAATCTCTGTGCATATTCCCTAAGCATTGCTGTGCTATTTTGTTTATGGGGGCAGCGAGTGGCTCCGcaggctaagtctctgtgcctgtaatcagcaGTTCAAGCCCTGGCTGTGgtagaacagtcacatgtctgtgggcccttgagcaaggcccttaattccAAGCCCCAGGGACACCGCATGTTGCTGACCCTgagctgtgacccccaagctatggagagccaGAAGGAGTTAGGTGAAGAGAAGCATCCCAATGTACCTGTAGTCGtgcaaatgaaaatgaagcGTGTTTGTGGGTGCTGCTATTTTGCAGGAACTACACAGCCTACACACTGTCAGTGGCCGCCTTGTTCTTCATCATCCCAGCCATCACTATGCATTCTTCTTATCAGTCCATATACAACCAGTTCAAAAGAACCAGAAAGTACAAGGTAAACCATGTTTAATCTGTTATATGTGTGCATGGCTGGTAAAACGATAAACAGCCACGAATAGCTGCTGTATATGGCGCTCAAATCTGAAATTCATAAGCAAAA
Protein-coding sequences here:
- the LOC111859552 gene encoding RPE-retinal G protein-coupled receptor-like: MDTPYILPEGFTDFDMYTFGCALVVEGLSGFLLNFLSILSFLSIKDLQNPNNFVLFNLAVADISLNVNGLFAAYASFLRYWPYGPEGCQVHAFHGMVAVLASISFLGVVAWDRYHEYCTRQKLPWTTAVTVVVIIWLLAVFWSVLPLKGWGEYDFEPLKTCCTLDYSKGGWNYTAYTLSVAALFFIIPAITMHSSYQSIYNQFKRTRKYKFNTKLPLMALMFCWGPYVLLCMFAMVKNVNLLSPKLRMILPLLAKTSPVFHFFLYAFGSESYKAGIWQLLTGEIFSVPETEKKK